From the genome of Medicago truncatula cultivar Jemalong A17 chromosome 2, MtrunA17r5.0-ANR, whole genome shotgun sequence:
ATAGTTGCCTTCCTGATTTCCAAATGGAAGAGCAATCCTCTTCCAATGTTTTTGCAAAAAGTTGCACTGCAGGTCCTTTTACCATTGAGCGAAATGCATGCAATGCCTTATCTAAGTGAACTTCATGTTGTGATGTAGGATAACAAGCAGGCAAATCTTTCAAATATATCTCCTTTGCAGCTGGAATGGCTCTTTGGCACCACAAAGTCGAAAACTTAGTGTTCAACCCTCTGCCACACTGTAACCAAGATACTGCAACGTCTAATGGATCTGTACTCTTCAAAGATTCTTCCACTGAAGGTGAAACAGTGTTCCTTTGACGaggttttcttttattaatttcaaattcatccaaaCAACCCCCTTTTGCACAGAGAACTCTACTCAAGATATGAAGACTTGAAGTTAACCAAGTTTCAAAACTTGGAAGATCAGGAGCAGTAAATGTTTTGCCAGAAGCAACTGAGGCAGCAGCCGCTGCTGCTGCCACAGCAACCATACCAACACCAGAGCCACTGTTGGTATTTACTATCCCCCCTCTTCCCCTCAAAATATCAGATTGCCTGTAAATGAACTCTTTAACAGATACTAAATCCTCTTTGCTTGCTATTTGACCATGGCTTTCCAGAAGAAGGGAATCTGAGGTTGCTTTCCCATTCAAGACATCTTCAACAAGTCCTGTGGCAAACTCAAGAGATTCACctttttgaattgaaaggcgATCTAACAAAACAACTGCCTTTGATGCATCAAGTGAAAACAGTGCTGCAGAAGTTGAGGATCCCCCAGCTCTAACACCAGGGTGAGTAACTTCAGAACCTGATAATGTTCTACATTTCTTAATCAGAAATCGAATTTGCGCTTCAAGAGACGACTGTAGTTTCTTCCTAAGTCCACCTTCAGATCGACTTGCAGGGCGTGCCAGCACAACTACTGAACCAGAACCTTTAGTAGCAGGCAAACTTGTCTTCGCTACACTACTCAAACTAGAAGAATGATTAATCGAAGAGCCATCTGAAGATTCCTCCCCATTTGTACTAGAATTCGATAAACCAGAGAAGTCatccacaaacacaaacaacatCACAGGTATGCACTGTCCAGGAAACAAAGAAGTATAAGATCCTAAACCTGACATAAGAGACACAGCCGATGCATTGCGATTCAAGTTACCACCACCTCTACCCGGAGAAGAATTATTTCGTGATGAGGCAGCTCGAGAAGATAACGAAGCCGAAGAATGCACTCTAGACGGTAAGCCTGGCGCACCACCTTGCGACCTAGCAAATGGAGCCATAGCATGTTTTGCTGCTTGTAACACACGAAAATTCCTTAAAACCCTAGTATCAAACCTTGACCCCTCCTGAATATATACGATAACATGACAAACCTGCATTTCTAACTAGTCAATTACAATTTTCACAACCACGCACAATTTCATTAGCATAAAGTACAAACAGAAACACACCCTGCTATAACATGAAGCTAACTAAATCACTAACATAACAGTTCCTAatgccctgtttggataaatagtTTAATTTGCATCTTAAAGCGTAAGAGCTTATCGCAaccaaagataaaataaagtcaaactatttcattataagctataagttgtttttataagctatcctGAAGAGCCTATGGAAAtgagctgaaaacagcttatgaacatatCATAAGTTGCTTTAGTAagttctctcaaacagtctcacaagttcTTATGTCGGTAGATAAGTTCAAAAATAGTCAATCCAAACCGCCCCTAAATCCTAACTTCCTAATCCAATCTGATTTTCTTAATACAATCGAACTCTAATTCTACAAACTTAGCACAAtcaaaacaaatgaaagaaaacagCATGTGCAACACTGTTTAGGAGAAAATatatgtcataagttgttttcattgaATTGACTTTTATTcgcttatctactgacataagcatTTGCGAATTGCGACACTGTTTGGGAGAAATATGAAAACAACTTGTGAcagcttatctactgacataagcacttgCGACACTGTTTGGGAGAAATATGAAAACAACTTGTGACATACTCATAAACTTTCAGCGTATTTCCATAACCTCTCCAGGATAGCTTgcgaaaacagcttatagattatacaaaaacagtttgactttactTTACCTTCtgctatagaaatagcttactCATAAACGCTTCTACTATAAGCTAcaaaataagctgtttatccaaacaggtccTAAATCACTGACATTACAGTTCCTAAATCCAAACTTCCTAATTCAATCTAATTATGTTAACATAATGCTACTCTAATTCTACAAACTTAgcacaattaaaacaaaattaaagatAATCTTCAAAGTGTAATTAATTCAATTCGATAAGATTAAAGCAATGACGAAGAAAACGACTTACAGAGAACATGAAAAGCATTCCCTGTAAATCACTAAACTCACACTCTTCAACAGCAGAATCAAATCCCGGCGAAGGTGAATCATGAACAAACGAAGAACGAGTTGACGCGAAGTGGAGAAACAAAATCCCCTTATCACGGTCACGAAAGTAACTAATTCTTCTACGCTTAAACCATTCCTtagcttcttcatcttcaacgaGTAATGGTTTATCGAGGTTACCAGAAGCGAAGACGTTGGAATCGATGACTCGGTTGAGTAAGTGAGTTGAATCGTCGTGTTGTTGGGAAATGAAACCGATTACTACGACATTGTCGGTcgaaggaggaggaggtggcGCCGATGAGGATGgagcggtggtggtggtggaagtgGAGGAAGACGGTGGTGGACGGATGAGGACTCGAACCGGAGACGGAGAAGGAGAAGGGTTTCGAGCCTCCATTAACAGAATCTACTACGCTGTGTCTTCTTCGcttgcaattttttatatttacactttcgttcaatttttttacactttcacTTCACTACTTTTTCACTTCTTGTGGACTTTCTCaagtgagaattttttttttttttttgatagaaatcaaaatgaaattatattaccaCAACAATCAGCAGTTCAAAGCATAAGGTGTGCCTAGGAgaccactaaaaaaaattacaagatgtcagaaaaaattaaaacagaGAGAACACAAGTTAGCCAATGCCCAGGCAATCTAACGGGCTTGACCACCACCTCTGCATACCATAAACAAGCATAGCATTTTTAGCTTTTAGCCACCCTAAAGATAACAATTTGACCTTATCTAACAAGCGAGGAATAGTAGTAACAGTATTATTGAACAAGCGGTTGTTATGTTCATTCCGTATAACCCAAGAACACAAAAGCCAAATAAGCCGCATGAAAGAACTTTTAGCTTTTCCAACACATGTCATATGAGTAAACTGCACCAAGTGATCTGCAATAATATTAGAGTCCACCCCAAGACAACCAATCCACTCACGCACCAGTTGCCACAAAGATGCAAATGTagaacatgataaaaataaatgatcgGCCGTCTCCACACCCTGAAACACAAAAGATATCATCCGCAGGAATAACACCACGAATAGCCAGGTTAGCTTTCGTAGGTAGTCGATCCCGAATAAGCCTCCAAGCAAAAACTGAGACCTTCAAAGGAACTTGATTATACCAAACCAACTCAAAAGGTATGTCCATATGAGAAACATCACCGTCAGATAACAAATCATAGGCACCTCTCACGGAGTACCCCACAGCAGTATCAGATAGCCACTCCCATATATCTGAAACATTAGGAACCAAAGAGATATCAAATAGTAGAGCCATACACTCCTCTAGCAAAG
Proteins encoded in this window:
- the LOC25487444 gene encoding uncharacterized protein encodes the protein MEARNPSPSPSPVRVLIRPPPSSSTSTTTTAPSSSAPPPPPSTDNVVVIGFISQQHDDSTHLLNRVIDSNVFASGNLDKPLLVEDEEAKEWFKRRRISYFRDRDKGILFLHFASTRSSFVHDSPSPGFDSAVEECEFSDLQGMLFMFSVCHVIVYIQEGSRFDTRVLRNFRVLQAAKHAMAPFARSQGGAPGLPSRVHSSASLSSRAASSRNNSSPGRGGGNLNRNASAVSLMSGLGSYTSLFPGQCIPVMLFVFVDDFSGLSNSSTNGEESSDGSSINHSSSLSSVAKTSLPATKGSGSVVVLARPASRSEGGLRKKLQSSLEAQIRFLIKKCRTLSGSEVTHPGVRAGGSSTSAALFSLDASKAVVLLDRLSIQKGESLEFATGLVEDVLNGKATSDSLLLESHGQIASKEDLVSVKEFIYRQSDILRGRGGIVNTNSGSGVGMVAVAAAAAAASVASGKTFTAPDLPSFETWLTSSLHILSRVLCAKGGCLDEFEINKRKPRQRNTVSPSVEESLKSTDPLDVAVSWLQCGRGLNTKFSTLWCQRAIPAAKEIYLKDLPACYPTSQHEVHLDKALHAFRSMVKGPAVQLFAKTLEEDCSSIWKSGRQLCDAVSLTGKPCMHQRHDVEDSNSELGTLPKAHSSGYFFLHACACGRSRKLHPDPFDFESADAGCFSDCDKLLPAVKLPETEVAGPVQSSSWSVLRIGGSRYYESSKGLLQSGFCATEKYLLKWTIYLEKQKRLNGSTESIGKQSSVIGGPNVEYIADRKRTGDGQSHPALQNGDEDLRTSLDINRTDDKNISFGRGFPIFKMRKPFSEVVAGSAAVDSGFPPLQQRKLPTLGSEKGVKQSRPSNQNAERVNATINHQISQKSQDMSFTEGPLHGNGNNGSRDGDPFLRIGSNVLPVYLDDGTRNKPHSSLKHETVYVGFEHECPRGHRFLLNADHLTELGSLYSSSDESHLSSSTEPVERNQASHTKVSKNASWSKVHRSSNEILSASINKERDVGKSNEIIPNGHLNADGSVYTSTPLKEKNMTSVNILAKAPNLMKDSGGDLHTINMGGDELAFSMLNRNLPIYMICPHCRRSRNKKDTVEVKFASGISQLKRIFMVTPAFPVILATCPVVQFETSCLPPSVPDREKKLQFSLGFPVILPPDSFLTLKLPFVYGVQLEDGNKHPLNPFEQQPEMTAWITKGTVLQILSKGSSDEGYQAQ